The following coding sequences lie in one Arachis ipaensis cultivar K30076 chromosome B03, Araip1.1, whole genome shotgun sequence genomic window:
- the LOC107631645 gene encoding 7-deoxyloganetin glucosyltransferase-like — protein sequence MDAAIRPHVVCVPIPAQGHINPMLKLAKLLHLSGFYVTFVHTQFNFDRLLKSRGLTSLKGLQNFRFDTISDGLPEGNQRGILDLPQLCTTIPVEGLCSFRKLIASLVSPNHDDVPPVTCIVSDAAMWFTSEVAQEFHIPHFVFFTPSACGMLGYINFEEIRKRGYFPLKDEKNLLDGYLDTEVDWIPAMKGARLKDLPTFLRTTNPSDVMFNYNIVKVNTAMHAKGVILNTFEDLESEVLDAIRAKYSNVYSIGPLSMLYKQLSNSNTQLESIDLNLWKEDSKCLEWLDKRDRGSVVYVNFGSLVIMTPKQLSEFAWGLVNSKYHFLWVIRPNLVHDNNNNGDEKLSDEYVNVIERCERGLVLGWCQQEKVLCHASIGGFLTHCGWNSTLESICEGVPMACWPFFAEQQTNSFYACNKWGIGMEIECDVKREQVEGLVRELMEGQKGKEMRDKAMEWKHKAEAATSIGGSSYNNYNSLLLQLKGQ from the exons ATGGATGCAGCAATTAGGCCTCATGTGGTTTGTGTTCCTATTCCAGCACAAGGCCACATAAACCCAATGCTAAAGCTAGCAAAACTCCTTCACCTCAGTGGCTTCTATGTCACCTTTGTCCACACACAATTCAACTTTGACCGCTTGCTCAAATCAAGAGGCCTAACCTCTCTAAAGGGTCTCCAAAATTTCAGGTTTGACACCATATCTGATGGTTTGCCTGAGGGAAACCAAAGAGGGATACTTGACCTCCCACAACTCTGCACAACAATTCCTGTTGAAGGCTTGTGTTCTTTCAGAAAACTCATTGCAAGCCTTGTTTCTCCAAACCATGATGATGTGCCTCCTGTTACTTGCATAGTTTCTGATGCTGCTATGTGGTTCACTTCGGAAGTTGCTCAAGAGTTCCACAtccctcactttgtgtttttcactcctAGTGCCTGTGGCATGCTGGGATACATTAACTTTGAAGAGATTCGGAAAAGAGGTTATTTCCCATTGAAAG ATGAGAAGAATCTGCTTGATGGATATCTTGATACTGAAGTTGATTGGATTCCAGCAATGAAAGGAGCAAGACTAAAAGACCTTCCCACATTTCTTAGGACTACTAATCCTTCTGATGTAATGTTCAATTACAACATAGTAAAAGTGAACACTGCTATGCATGCCAAAGGGGTTATCCTTAACACCTTTGAAGACTTAGAATCAGAGGTTTTGGATGCCATCAGAGCCAAATACTCCAATGTCTACTCCATTGGTCCATTATCAATGCTATACAAACAGCTCTCAAATTCAAATACTCAATTGGAGTCAATTGATCTGAATCTGTGGAAGGAAGACAGCAAATGCTTGGAATGGTTGGATAAAAGAGACAGAGGTTCTGTTGTCTATGTGAACTTTGGTAGCTTAGTGATTATGACACCAAAGCAACTAAGTGAATTTGCTTGGGGTTTGGTTAATAGCAAGTACCATTTCTTGTGGGTCATAAGGCCTAATCTTGtgcatgataataataataatggtgatgAGAAATTAAGTGATGAATATGTGAATGTGATTGAAAGATGTGAGaggggattggtattggggtggTGCCAACAAGAGAAAGTTCTGTGTCATGCATCAATTGGCGGATTTCTAACACATTGTGGGTGGAACTCAACATTGGAGAGCATATGTGAGGGAGTTCCAATGGCATGTTGGCCTTTCTTTGCAGAACAACAAACAAACAGCTTCTATGCATGCAACAAATGGGGGATTGGGATGGAGATTGAGTGTGATGTTAAGAGAGAGCAGGTTGAGGGGCTTGTGAGGGAACTCATGGAGGGGCAAAAAGGGAAAGAAATGAGGGACAAGGCCATGGAGTGGAAGCACAAGGCTGAAGCAGCCACATCAATTGGTGGTTCCTCTTACAATAACTACAACAGCTTGCTTTTGCAATTGAAAGGCCAGTAA
- the LOC107633884 gene encoding outer envelope protein 64, mitochondrial has translation MSKSLELIKEHASNPKLWLVVGVGVAGIVVLAETRRRRRRRNTHKQDFGAFVERFELLPFPQPPPPAAKQMLSSLTFAISDMFDVKGYVTGFGNPDWKRTHEEAEKTAVVVTALLKNGATCVGKTVMDELSIGISGENNHYGTPTNPQMPSCIPGGSSSGSAVAVATELVDFAIGKLFYSLFISIVLSIVPQDDGILVIPSVADSPLKLNTKKGLSSEFHDRTFALSSIASMSGCCQVTVPLGSHNGGCVSVSFISFHGADKFLLDTILDMYSTLQKQVSVASYSLPLPDTNGNIETSELLKEKGNAAFKGSQWNKALNYYTEAIKLNGMNATYYCNRAAAYLKLACFQQAEEDCNNAILIDKKNVKAYLRRGAARESLLRYKEALEDFKHAQVLEPQNKDASKGERRVRKSMA, from the exons ATGTCCAAATCGTTGGAGCTGATCAAGGAGCATGCTTCCAACCCCAAGCTCTGGTTGGTCGTCGGAGTGGGAGTTGCCGGGATCGTTGTTCTGGCAGAGACACGCCGGAGAAGACGGCGCCGGAACACACACAAACAAGACTTCGGTGCTTTTGTTGAGCGTTTCGAGCTTCTACCATTTCCTCAGCCTCCACCTCCTGCTGCCAAACAGATGCTTTCTTCTCTAACTTTTGCCATCAGCGACAT GTTTGATGTGAAGGGCTATGTGACGGGGTTTGGGAATCCTGACTGGAAGAGGACGCATGAGGAGGCAGAAAAGACTGCGGTTGTGGTTACTGCACTGCTAAAAAATGGTGCTACTTGTGTTGGCAAAACCGTTATGGATGAATTGTCTATTGG GATTTCTGGTGAGAACAACCATTATGGAACTCCGACGAATCCTCAAATGCCATCTTGTATCCCAGGAGGGTCTTCTAGTGGTTCAGCGGTAGCAGTTGCTACTGAGCTTGTTGACTTTGCCATTGGTAAGCTTTT TTATTCTTTATTTATATCCATTGTGCTCTCTA TCGTCCCTCAGGATGATGGAATACTCGTTATTCCTTCTGTAGCAGACAGTCCATTAAAGCTTAATACAAAGAAAGGGTTGTCTTCTGAGTTTCATGACAGAACTTTTGCATTGTCGAGCATTGCTAGCATGTCTGGATGTTGTCAG GTTACAGTTCCATTAGGTTCTCATAATGGTGGTTGTGTTTCTGTTTCATTCATCTCATTCCATGGGGCTGATAAATTTCTGCTTGATACGATCTTGGATATGTATTCAACTCTTCAAAAGCAAGTTAGTGTTGCCTCCTATTCTTTGCCATTACCAGATACCAATGGCAACATTGAAACTTCTGAGCTTCTAAAGGAGAAG GGAAATGCAGCCTTTAAAGGAAGCCAGTGGAATAAGGCACTCAATTACTACACTGAGGCTATCAAACTGAATGGCATGAATGCGACTTACTACTGTAACCGAGCGGCTGCTTACTTAAAGTTAGCATG TTTTCAGCAAGCAGAAGAAGACTGCAATAATGCAATTTTGATTGATAAGAAG AATGTGAAGGCGTATCTAAGACGTGGAGCTGCTAGAGAATCACTACTACGCTATAAGGAGGCCCTTGAAG ATTTCAAGCATGCGCAAGTTCTTGAACCACAGAACAAGGATGCTAGTAAGGGTGAGAGAAGAGTCAGAAAATCGATGGCTTGA
- the LOC107631643 gene encoding probable protein phosphatase 2C 9 isoform X1 — MDSLCCFSSVRGVVGGHSSSNSGKGKSHQSTTKYGYSLVKGKANHPMEDYHVAKFVQFKGQELGLFAIYDGHLGDSVPAYLQKHLFSNILDEKDFWEDPFMSISKAYETTDQAILSHSPDLGRGGSTAVTAILINSQKLWVANVGDSRAVLSRGGVAVQMTTDHEPNTERGSIENRGGFVSNMPGDVARVNGQLAVSRAFGDRNLKTHLRSDPDIQYADINPNIELLILASDGLWKVMGNQEAVDIAKRIKDPQRAAKQLATEALNKDSKDDISCIVVRFKG, encoded by the exons ATGGATAGTCTCTGTTGCTTCAGCTCTGTTAGAGGG GTGGTTGGAGGGCATTCTTCAAGTAACTCTGGAAAGGGCAAGAGCCATCAGTCTACAACCAAGTATGGCTATAGCCTTGTTAAAGGGAAAGCAAACCACCCGATGGAGGACTATCATGTAGCGAAATTTGTCCAGTTCAAGGGGCAAGAGCTGGGACTTTTTGCTATATATGATGGACACTTGGGAGATAGCGTACCAGCATATTTACAAAAGCatcttttttcaaatatcttGGATGAA AAGGACTTTTGGGAAGATCCGTTCATGTCTATTTCTAAAGCTTATGAGACAACAGATCAAGCAATTCTTTCTCACAGTCCTGATTTGGGACGAGGAGGGTCAACTGCTGTGACTGCAATTCTTATAAATAGTCAGAAATTATGGGTAGCCAACGTTGGAGATTCACGAGCAGTTCTGTCAAGGGGAGGGGTGGCTGTACAGATGACTACTGACCATGAACCTAATACTGAGCGGGGCAGCATTGAGAACAGAGGTGGCTTTGTCTCAAACATGCCAG GAGATGTTGCAAGGGTGAATGGGCAGCTTGCAGTTTCGCGAGCATTTGGAGACAGAAACCTCAAAACACATCTGCGATCGGATCCTGACATCCAGTATGCCGATATTAACCCAAATATTGAGCTTTTGATACTTGCTAGTGATGGTCTATGGAAG GTAATGGGAAACCAAGAGGCTGTAGATATTGCAAAAAGGATAAAGGATCCACAAAGGGCAGCCAAACAACTAGCCACTGAGGCATTGAACAAAGACAGTAAAGATGACATTTCATGCATTGTAGTTCGTTTCAAGGgatga
- the LOC107631643 gene encoding probable protein phosphatase 2C 9 isoform X2: MDSLCCFSSVRGVVGGHSSSNSGKGKSHQSTTKYGYSLVKGKANHPMEDYHVAKFVQFKGQELGLFAIYDGHLGDSVPAYLQKHLFSNILDEKDFWEDPFMSISKAYETTDQAILSHSPDLGRGGSTAVTAILINSQKLWVANVGDSRAVLSRGGVAVQMTTDHEPNTERGSIENRGGFVSNMPGDVARVNGQLAVSRAFGDRNLKTHLRSDPDIQ; this comes from the exons ATGGATAGTCTCTGTTGCTTCAGCTCTGTTAGAGGG GTGGTTGGAGGGCATTCTTCAAGTAACTCTGGAAAGGGCAAGAGCCATCAGTCTACAACCAAGTATGGCTATAGCCTTGTTAAAGGGAAAGCAAACCACCCGATGGAGGACTATCATGTAGCGAAATTTGTCCAGTTCAAGGGGCAAGAGCTGGGACTTTTTGCTATATATGATGGACACTTGGGAGATAGCGTACCAGCATATTTACAAAAGCatcttttttcaaatatcttGGATGAA AAGGACTTTTGGGAAGATCCGTTCATGTCTATTTCTAAAGCTTATGAGACAACAGATCAAGCAATTCTTTCTCACAGTCCTGATTTGGGACGAGGAGGGTCAACTGCTGTGACTGCAATTCTTATAAATAGTCAGAAATTATGGGTAGCCAACGTTGGAGATTCACGAGCAGTTCTGTCAAGGGGAGGGGTGGCTGTACAGATGACTACTGACCATGAACCTAATACTGAGCGGGGCAGCATTGAGAACAGAGGTGGCTTTGTCTCAAACATGCCAG GAGATGTTGCAAGGGTGAATGGGCAGCTTGCAGTTTCGCGAGCATTTGGAGACAGAAACCTCAAAACACATCTGCGATCGGATCCTGACATCCA GTAA
- the LOC107634739 gene encoding metacaspase-3-like produces MEASLKNKRYKKIIVSSPTNTTIQRCYACKNVCNSSQPSAEARFFCRWCKSECVSVVTSRTTPYLCSTCHNVSIPTLGQEKSREVCGICSQVKKIGTKFFKHGYPDNRNKIGTLLSREAPSSKALSSSSSSFPGRHSKRAVLCGVSYTKMKFKLKGTVNDANNMRELLIKNFKFPNECIRVLTEQEKNADLIPTKHNIMESLRWLVKDCQAGDSLVFYFSGHGLQQPDFKEDEIDGFDEALCPVDFIKEGMIIDNDINSTIVWPLKSGVTLHAIVDACHSGTILDLLYVYNLERNIWEDNKPPSKEPIRKHTSGGVAICLSACEDSQSANDSTVFGGKGMNGVLTYLLAKAIREHPQITYGALLDKLQIEIKKINRSRCRSSILQRIFHRKIVQDPLLSSSEKFDVSTKIFAL; encoded by the exons ATGGAAGCTTCACTTAAGAACAAAAGATACAAAAAGATTATTGTTTCATCCCCCACAAACACTACTATTCAACGTTGCTATGCTTGCAAAAATGTTTGTAATAGTTCTCAGCCTAGTGCAGAAGCAAGGTTCTTTTGCAGATGGTGTAAATCTGAGTGTGTAAGTGTAGTTACTTCAAGAACAACTCCATACCTATGTTCTACATGCCACAATGTTAGTATTCCAACTCTGGGACAAGAGAAATCCAGGGAAGTGTGTGGAATATGCAGCCAAGTGAAGAAAATTGGAACAAAATTTTTCAAACATGGTTATCCGGATAATCGAAACAAAATTGGAACTTTGCTAAGCAGAGAAGCACCATCTTCAAAGGCTTTATCttcctcctcatcatccttcCCAGGCAGACATAGCAAGCGTGCAGTTCTCTGTGGAGTTTCTTACACAAAAATGAAATTCAAGCTCAAGGGAACCGTTAATGATGCTAACAACATGAGGGAGTTGCTGATTAAGAATTTCAAGTTTCCAAATGAGTGCATAAGAGTCCTCACAG AACAAGAGAAGAATGCTGATTTAATACCAACAAAACATAACATCATGGAGTCCTTAAGGTGGCTTGTGAAGGACTGCCAGGCAGGAGACTCCTTGGTCTTTTACTTCTCGGGGCACGGCCTGCAACAACCGGATTTCAAAGAAGATGAGATTGATGGCTTTGATGAAGCTCTCTGTCCGGTTGATTTTATCAAAGAAGGAATGATCATTGACAATGATATAAATTCTACCATTGTTTGGCCTCTCAAGAGTGGTGTCACACTCCATGCCATTGTTGATGCCTGTCACAGTGGAACCATTCTTGATCTTCTCTATGTTTATAATCTTGAAAG GAACATTTGGGAGGATAACAAGCCACCATCAAAGGAACCTATCAGAAAACATACAAGTGGGGGAGTGGCAATTTGTCTCAGTGCATGTGAAGATAGCCAATCAGCTAATGATAGCACA GTCTTTGGTGGAAAAGGAATGAACGGTGTTCTTACTTATCTTCTCGCAAAGGCAATAAGGGAACACCCTCAAATAACTTATGGGGCATTACTAGACAAGTTACagattgaaattaaaaagattaataGAAGTAGATGCCGTAGCAGCATCTTGCAACGTATCTTCCATCGAAAAATTGTACAG GATCCCCTTCTCTCATCATCAGAGAAATTTGATGTTTCTACAAAAATATTCGCATTGTGA